A region of the Saccharospirillaceae bacterium genome:
CTGTACATCAGGTACCTGCTGGGGTAAACAATGCGTCGAACGAATATTCATCTCTCCCAACCCCTGGCCATGATCAGAGGTATAAAAAATAAGGCTGGGCTCATGCAGCGATCGCAAGCCTTCAACCAGCACTTGCATAAAATGATCAACGCTCCAAGTTAACGCTTTACGGTAGTGATCTGCCTTGCCGTCATGTTCATTTTGCTGAACTCTCGGATAAGTCAACTCATATGGGAAATGTGTACCCACTTTATTCATGTAAATAAATACTGGAGATTGAGCCCGATCTATGGCTTTGACAGCGTTAACAGCCATATGCTGATCTACTTCTTCATCGGCTAGCTTATGTAGATTTCGAAACGCTTTATATTGATTAATGGAGTTAATTTCATGACGGGTAAAATAGTTATTTAACCGCTTACCCTTTACTTGCCCATCAAAATAATGCGTTTCAAAACCAGCTGCGCTGGCATACTGAAATATATTAGCGTCTTTAAATAAACGCTCCGATTTCTCCGGTAGTGCTGTCTCAGAAACACCACTGCGTAACAGCAGGTTCGCCGATGCCGAACAATTCGACATTGAACTCACCACTCCAAAATTACTCCAATCCGAATCAGAGACCAATCGCTCAAGGTACGGCGTAGTTGAGGAATAAGGATTGTTAATCGATAACCAGTCGCCGCGAATACTCTCATCCACTATCAGTAAGATATTATAATTGACTGGCTGGGTTGCAATGATTCGGGGATCGTCTCTGTCACCCTGGTAAATCGTCTGTTGGGCTGCAAAATACAGCGATGATGGGACCTTTAGCGACATTGCAAAATGCGTAATCCAATAACCACCCTTGGCAATGTGCAAATATACGACAGGAAGAGTCAGCGGTAAAAACAACAGAACCTGCAATGGGACCGACAGCCGAATACTGGGCCTGGTCAGCCATAACAGACTGGCAGCAAACACACTAAAAGCCAGAGCTTGAGCGATTTCCGGTAAAAACTCATTAATCGCGTCGCCAGCAAAACTCAGTTCATTAAGGAATAACGTTGCCTCCCACGCCGAGAATTGCCCATTAATAAGTCGAAAGCTGACGCCGATGGTCACACTGATGACAAATAATAGAAACAGCGATAAACGCAGCCACAGAGCACTTACTAGCAACGGTAAACTAACCAGAGCTGATGTAAAGAACAGGATAACAATGCGTGGGCCAATCGGGTCCCCCTCTTTCAAGTCATATGCCAGAGAATTGATCCAGTTCGATAATCCCGGATCAGCACACACCATTGCAGTTACCATCACTGAGAAGAACAGCAATAACCTTAACAAAGGAAGTTCTTTCAAAAAGGTATTCATGCCGCCGCTCCAATAACCTGGTATTCAGAGGTTGCATAAACTATGCCTGACTAAATCGATTAATATCGCTGAATATTCGTATGATGAATAGCAAATCAAAAATAACTGCAAAATGCAGCGCAATCTGCAATAAAGGATCTACATCTTATTTTTTTGCATCAGATTCGTGAGTATAACGCTCATTTTTTCAATGAATTCAGGATCTTCATGATCCATGGCAGCGGTAATGTGTTTATTCATCTGAGATTTATTCTACCCATAAATCCAACGGTTCTTTTTCAACTCAGAAGCAAAATTCATGGCACCATCGAATAATGCCTGTTCATCATCAAAAATGGCTTCCACTACCTGATTGGCCAGCAGTTGTTGCGCACCAACACGCTCTCCAGTCATCGCCAGACGGTTAAAGAAAGCCTGCGGAATGGCTTTGTTAATCAGCGGGAACATAGACGGAAAGAAGGGTACAAACACATCCACTTCGGGGAAGCAGAAAAAGCCCTTATCTGATTTCATAAAACGAAAGTCACAGGCGCAGGCCAGAACCGAACCATTGCCAAACGTGTGCCCGTTCAATGCCGCAATAATGGGCACCGGGTAATTGATCATACGTTTAAGTAAACCGGTCACATCACTCATAAACTGAGCGTTATCTGACGCATCATTTTCCGGATCAGCCATCCACTCCAGATCAATCCCTAATGACCAGTTCTTTTTCGATGCTGAAGTTAGAACAACCGCACCAATGCTCTGATTTTTTTCCACTGTGTCCAGGTGTTCGTGAAAACTGAACAAAAAATCGGGATTATGACGATTCTCGGCGGTCATCATGGTAAAAACTGCAACACTGCCCTGAACCGAATAATCAATGGCCGAATTCATTAGACTCCTCCGCTGCTGATGAAAATACCAGCATATAAGGGTTCAGAAGATTGATATTCACAAATGATTGATTATTAGATACAAATAATCAGGAAAGCCACGAATGTCCGATTGCCATTAACACACTGCCATAGTGCTCAAAATCAACTAATTATGACCAGACGACTTGTGCTGGGCTAAAAACGAGAAAAGATCACCTGTAATGGCTTGCGCAAACAAGTACCTAATTCTCCACGTCTATTTATGCTGATTTCAGCGCACCAGCAAACTCACACTCATGGCGATGCATACGGCTACCGTCATGTAACGAATAAAATCGACGCCTTGCTTTAACGCTGCTGCGGCGCCTAAACGTGCACCGATTGCCTGACCAACAGCCATCGCCAGGCCAATCTGAAACAGAATCTGCCCAGAGGCGATAAATACCACCAGTGAGACAACATTGGTGGTGAAGTTCAGCAACTTGGCATGGGCTGTTGCATCAACCAGATTCATGCCACGCAGTTTACTGTAACCGAGACTGAAGAAGGTTCCGGTGCCAGGGCCAAAGAAGCCATCATAAATACCTACTCCACCGGCGACGGTTGCGTTAAACGGGCCTTCTTGGAGTTTCGCCTTCCCTGTTCCCTGACCAAAATTCCGAGCGAATAATAAATACACCGCAATCGCCATCAAACCAAATGGCATAGCGCGCACCAGCAACTCACTATCAAACAGCTGAATCGCAATAGCCCCGATCACTGCACCAATTGCGGTGGCAACAATTGCCCATTTTTGTCTTGAAGGTGACACCAAACCTTCGCGAATAAAAAACCGGCTAGCGGTAAAACTGCCAAAACACGCTTGCAGTTTATTGGTAGCAATTGCCTGTACCGGCGGCACACCAGCAAATAACAACGCGGGAATCGTCAACAGACCACCACCACCAGCAACGGCATCGATAAATCCGGCAGCAACAGCAATAGCGGCCAGCAATGCCAGAAATTCCCAGCTCAGTTCCAAAATATGCCCCCTTGACCGAGCGCAGCGAAATACATCATTACCGATCAGAATGGATATTCATCAAGATTACAAATTCCCTGAGATAACCCAGGGAATAGTTGTGTCACAGGTCTGCATTACCAGTAACGTTAGTCGCCTGCGACCGTACTCTAAAATTACTCAAGACGCTTTGTGGCGAATATGAAAACACATATGAATGTTCTTACGACGAGCAAAATCTTGCGGAACCGATTTGTGACTGACGTTATCAATATCAAAAGCAGCTAACGCGTCGTTATCAATGTCAAACTTGCGGTAATTATTTGAGAAGATTAACAGACCGTCTGATTTTAATAACACCATGGCATCCTGAATTAACTGCACATGATCACGCTGAACATCAAGCACACCCTCCATTCGCTTCGAGTTGGAGAAAGTGGGCGGATCCATAAAGATCAAATCGTATTTTGCGTCAGCATCCTGCGCAGCATCTTTAAGCCACTGCATACAATCGGCCTGAATAAATTCGTGATCGCTGATGGCTAAATCGTTAGCGCTAAAATTAGCTTTTCCCCAATTGAGATAGGTTCGCGACATATCAACACTGGTGGTTTTTGCTCCGGCAATGGCCGCATGCAATGAGCCCACTGCGGTGTAACAGAACAGGTTCAGCATACGAGAACTTTGTGGCATTGCCGCACAACGCTTGGCAATATCCAGGCGAGTCGGACGATGATCGAGGAATAAGCCGGTATCCAGGTAATCTTTCAGATTCACCAAAACCTTAGCCTGACCTTCAATCACCTCAAAACGACGAGATTCAACGTCCTGCTGTTTTTCATACTGACGCTTACCCGACTGGCGTTCACGGCGCTTTAAAATAATCTGCTCAGCTGCTACACCGGTCACTTCCGGCAGCGCGGCTAACACATCCAATAAACGGCGTTCGGCTTTTTCTTCATCAATGGATTTTGGTGGAACGTATTCCTGAACATGCAGCCATTCAGCTTCTGAATTAAAATCGCGATACAAATCAACCGCCACTGCATATTCCGGGATATCAGCGTCATAAATGCGGTAAGCATGAATGTTCTCACGCTTTGCCCATTTATTCAGCGGCTTTAAATTCTTTTTCAGTCGATTAGCGAAAGCTTCCACCGGTCCACGAATGCGGCTTGGCGCTGGTGCTGAAGACTTCTCATCCGCTGGGCCCAATACCAATAAACGTGTCTGAATTTTACCGTTCATAAAGCGGTATTGTTTATCCAATGGGCGACGAATACTTTTTGATAAATCCGTATTGCCGGTGAATACCGCCAATTTCCAATGCGGTAACAAACGCAGGGTGGCGTCATTAAAATCCTGATACAACGGCGCCAGCTGCGGCAATTCGCTCAAGCGTTCACCGTAAGGCGGATTACACACCACCATACCGCCTTGCTCAGCGGTTTCTTTCTGAATACGCAGGTTTTCAATCGAACGACGCTCCAGGTGTACTTTGTCTTTTAGACCGGAACGTTCGAGGTTTTTATTCGCAGCGTTTAATTGTTCAGGATCGATATCAAACCCGTATAAACGACTAGTCATTGCCACGAGGCCATCGGTGCGACGCTGACGAGCTTCTTCAACCAGCTCAATCCACATCTTCCGGTTGTGGCGCTGCCAGCGTTCGAAGCCCCATTTCTGGCGATTCAGACCCGGAGCGATATCCGCTGCCATCATGCCTGCCTCGATAAGCAATGTACCGGAACCACACATTGGGTCTGCCAGATGGCCACCTTCTTTCAACGTTTCCGGCCAACCTGAACGAATCAGGATAGCCGCCGCCAGGTTTTCTTTTAGCGGTGCTTTACCTGGCTGCAGACGATAGCCACGACGATGCAAACTGTCACCGCTGACGTTGAAGTACAGCGCCAGTTTACCTTTGCGCAGTTGCGCCTCGATTCGTACATCACCGTCTTTGTCCACAGAGGGCCGCGCCCCCAATTCATCGCGGAAACAATCAACGATGCCATCTTTTACCCGCTGAGCGCCAAACTGAGTGTTACGGACGAAGTCAGTTTTGCCATGAAAGTCGATGCGAAACGAAGCACCCACCGGGAATACGGTTTGCCAGTCTACGTCACGCGCCACCTCATAAAGTTGGTCGACATTGTCTACCTGACTTTCATGTAACGGAAACAACAATCTGCTCGCCAGGCGTGTCCACAAACAGAAGCGATAAGCGGTTTGCAAATCGCCCAGCCACAACACCCCCAAGTGGGTTTCTCGTTCAACTTCACCACCTAAGTCCCTGATTTCAGCCGCAAGCAAAGGTTCAATTCCTTTAGGGCAAGCCGCTAACCAGCGCATTTTTGGTACCGGTGACTCATTCTGCATGGTGATAAAACCCATCTCGTCAAATAGTTTGTAGCAGCAAGACCGCCGCTGCTTATAAAAAATTGTTCATTAACATTACGCACCGCTCGCGGTACAAAAATAGCCGTCCGGTGAGTTTTTACCGGATCATCGTTTCCAATATAGCGAGGATGCTAAGTATGAAAAAACAGAAACGCGACATGCAGGAAAGAGCTTTTGCACGAGGTTATCGCGCAGGTGTCGAGCGCCGTTCAAAAGATCTTGCCCCTATGGGCACCCAGCGCGATGCCTGGCTAGCCGGATGGCGTTCTGGCCGTGCTGACCACTGGGATGGTTACACCGGCGTTTCTGGAGTTCATAAAATCGCTGTTTAGCGACCCACGGCTCTGCCGTTAAAAAACCACACCTCCTCTCCAGGGAGGTTAAGCCCGGCTAAAGCGCCGGGCTTTTTATTTCTATCGAACCCGCCTTATTTCATCGCCGCAATGGCATCAACACATTCACCAACCAGTTCGGGTCCCCGGTAAATAAAGCCTGAGTAAATCTGAACCAACTGAGAACCAGCGTCCATTTTTTCGACCGCACCTTTGCCATTAACGATGCCGCCAACGCCAATCACAGGTAATTTACCGTCGAGCGCTTTTACCAATCGCTCGACAGTTTCCGTTGCCAGCTCTTCAACCGGTGCACCACTCAAACCACCCGCTTCTTCACCATGCTTCAAACCTTCTACACCGTCACGAGAGAGCGTGGTATTGGTAGCAATCACACCGTCGACCTCGGTATCGATCAGAGTTTGGGCAACCATTTCAACTTCATTTTCGTCCATATCTGGTGCAATTTTTACAAACACCGGCTTATAGCCGTGTTCTTCCGCCAGTTCTTTCTGGCGTTTTTTAATCGGCTCAAGCAGTTCTTTTAACGCATCACCGTATTGCAACGTGCGCAATCCGGGCGTATTCGGAGACGAGATATTAACCGTGATGTAAGTGGCGTACTGGTAAACCTTTTCCAGACAAATCAGGTAATCAGAAGTGGCGTTTTCAACCGGCGTATCAAAGTTCTTACCGATGTTGATTCCCAGAACACCGTCATACTTCGCCTTTTTCACCTGCTCAACCAGATGATCAACACCTTTATTGTTGAAACCCATACGATTGATGATTGCGCGACGCTCCGGAATACGGAACAAACGTGGCTTAGGATTACCCGGCTGAGGACGAGGGGTAATGGTACCGATTTCGATAAAGCCGAAACCTAAGCGGGCAAAGGCATCGATATAGTCACCGTTTTTATCCAGACCCGCGGCCAGACCAACCGGGTTCGGAAATTCGATACCCGCTACGGTAGTTGGCAAACCCGCCACCTGGGGCGCCATATACTGCAATAAACCCAGGCGCTCACCAGCCCCCAGTAAGTCCAACCCCAGCTCATGGGAGGTTTCACCACTTAAACGAAAAAACAGTTGCCGGGTCAGGCTGTACCAATCCGCCATTTTCTACCTCTCATAAGCCACAGTTGTTGAATTGCGCGGCATTATACGCAAGCCAACGGCAGATGTAGATGATCTTATGCAGGGAAAATAAAAATGATGAAGAACTGCCAGAGCTGGCATTCCGCTCAACCGATACGCTGTATCTGCTGAAACTTACCCTCACCATTAAATTCGATAATAAAACGACCGTAGACTCCCTCCCGGGTGACCATCTTCTGCAGAATATTGGCCGGGAATTGCACCCGGCGCCCGTCGGTCGCAATTGCGCTGACCAGCTTGGCCGAGCCT
Encoded here:
- a CDS encoding sulfatase-like hydrolase/transferase, with translation MNTFLKELPLLRLLLFFSVMVTAMVCADPGLSNWINSLAYDLKEGDPIGPRIVILFFTSALVSLPLLVSALWLRLSLFLLFVISVTIGVSFRLINGQFSAWEATLFLNELSFAGDAINEFLPEIAQALAFSVFAASLLWLTRPSIRLSVPLQVLLFLPLTLPVVYLHIAKGGYWITHFAMSLKVPSSLYFAAQQTIYQGDRDDPRIIATQPVNYNILLIVDESIRGDWLSINNPYSSTTPYLERLVSDSDWSNFGVVSSMSNCSASANLLLRSGVSETALPEKSERLFKDANIFQYASAAGFETHYFDGQVKGKRLNNYFTRHEINSINQYKAFRNLHKLADEEVDQHMAVNAVKAIDRAQSPVFIYMNKVGTHFPYELTYPRVQQNEHDGKADHYRKALTWSVDHFMQVLVEGLRSLHEPSLIFYTSDHGQGLGEMNIRSTHCLPQQVPDVQARVPLLVGAINMTLDKQWRPSGGEYSQFQLFPSVIKSMGLTIDMPDMDPDLTRPWQGQRLFLSGDITGRGQLSRNPFDYQPEGEMARQ
- a CDS encoding enoyl-CoA hydratase/isomerase family protein; translated protein: MNSAIDYSVQGSVAVFTMMTAENRHNPDFLFSFHEHLDTVEKNQSIGAVVLTSASKKNWSLGIDLEWMADPENDASDNAQFMSDVTGLLKRMINYPVPIIAALNGHTFGNGSVLACACDFRFMKSDKGFFCFPEVDVFVPFFPSMFPLINKAIPQAFFNRLAMTGERVGAQQLLANQVVEAIFDDEQALFDGAMNFASELKKNRWIYG
- a CDS encoding TSUP family transporter translates to MELSWEFLALLAAIAVAAGFIDAVAGGGGLLTIPALLFAGVPPVQAIATNKLQACFGSFTASRFFIREGLVSPSRQKWAIVATAIGAVIGAIAIQLFDSELLVRAMPFGLMAIAVYLLFARNFGQGTGKAKLQEGPFNATVAGGVGIYDGFFGPGTGTFFSLGYSKLRGMNLVDATAHAKLLNFTTNVVSLVVFIASGQILFQIGLAMAVGQAIGARLGAAAALKQGVDFIRYMTVAVCIAMSVSLLVR
- the rlmKL gene encoding bifunctional 23S rRNA (guanine(2069)-N(7))-methyltransferase RlmK/23S rRNA (guanine(2445)-N(2))-methyltransferase RlmL, yielding MRWLAACPKGIEPLLAAEIRDLGGEVERETHLGVLWLGDLQTAYRFCLWTRLASRLLFPLHESQVDNVDQLYEVARDVDWQTVFPVGASFRIDFHGKTDFVRNTQFGAQRVKDGIVDCFRDELGARPSVDKDGDVRIEAQLRKGKLALYFNVSGDSLHRRGYRLQPGKAPLKENLAAAILIRSGWPETLKEGGHLADPMCGSGTLLIEAGMMAADIAPGLNRQKWGFERWQRHNRKMWIELVEEARQRRTDGLVAMTSRLYGFDIDPEQLNAANKNLERSGLKDKVHLERRSIENLRIQKETAEQGGMVVCNPPYGERLSELPQLAPLYQDFNDATLRLLPHWKLAVFTGNTDLSKSIRRPLDKQYRFMNGKIQTRLLVLGPADEKSSAPAPSRIRGPVEAFANRLKKNLKPLNKWAKRENIHAYRIYDADIPEYAVAVDLYRDFNSEAEWLHVQEYVPPKSIDEEKAERRLLDVLAALPEVTGVAAEQIILKRRERQSGKRQYEKQQDVESRRFEVIEGQAKVLVNLKDYLDTGLFLDHRPTRLDIAKRCAAMPQSSRMLNLFCYTAVGSLHAAIAGAKTTSVDMSRTYLNWGKANFSANDLAISDHEFIQADCMQWLKDAAQDADAKYDLIFMDPPTFSNSKRMEGVLDVQRDHVQLIQDAMVLLKSDGLLIFSNNYRKFDIDNDALAAFDIDNVSHKSVPQDFARRKNIHMCFHIRHKAS
- a CDS encoding ribosome modulation factor; its protein translation is MKKQKRDMQERAFARGYRAGVERRSKDLAPMGTQRDAWLAGWRSGRADHWDGYTGVSGVHKIAV
- a CDS encoding quinone-dependent dihydroorotate dehydrogenase, producing the protein MADWYSLTRQLFFRLSGETSHELGLDLLGAGERLGLLQYMAPQVAGLPTTVAGIEFPNPVGLAAGLDKNGDYIDAFARLGFGFIEIGTITPRPQPGNPKPRLFRIPERRAIINRMGFNNKGVDHLVEQVKKAKYDGVLGINIGKNFDTPVENATSDYLICLEKVYQYATYITVNISSPNTPGLRTLQYGDALKELLEPIKKRQKELAEEHGYKPVFVKIAPDMDENEVEMVAQTLIDTEVDGVIATNTTLSRDGVEGLKHGEEAGGLSGAPVEELATETVERLVKALDGKLPVIGVGGIVNGKGAVEKMDAGSQLVQIYSGFIYRGPELVGECVDAIAAMK
- a CDS encoding DUF2835 domain-containing protein, giving the protein MSNPSIIVDLAISADEYLRFYQGSAKLVSAIATDGRRVQFPANILQKMVTREGVYGRFIIEFNGEGKFQQIQRIG